DNA from Spartobacteria bacterium:
TTTGGAAAGATCGGCGGCGTAGTTCTTTCCCTGTTCATTCTTCAGATGGTGTCATCTGGACTCAACCTACTAGGCATCAGCTCATTCATTTCTGTTATACTCTGGGGTGTATTATTACTCGGTATTATGATTGTGCAGAAATATCAGAAGAAATATCAAAAGTAAAAAGAAACAAAACGTCCAAACATAAGTGCGCCGGCACGCTGCCAGGGGATATGGTCGACACCGTTGGCTCAACATTTCAGTCGCGCTGTTTCCTCTGCATTGGTGAAATTTGTTAGTTACGAATCATGATTATTTTACTAAACGGATGTATTAATTCAGGAAAAACAACGGTGGCAGAATCGTTGGCTGGTCGGGCGATTGGGTTTGCTCATATTGAGGTTGATGCTCTGAGGGATTTTATTCGGTGGATGCCGCTGGAAGGAACCATCGAGCTCAATTTGAAAAATGCCATCGATGTGGCCAGAAATTTTCATAAAAAGAATATCCATTCTATCATTTCTTATCCATTGAGCATGAGTGATTTTGCATTCATCAGAGATTTACTGGTTGGCAGTCAAATCGAAGTTTATGCGATCACTCTTTATCCTGGAATCGACCGTTTGAAAACCAATCGAGGAACCCGCGAACTTTCCGAATGGGAATTGAACAGAATTGATGAATTGCATGCAATGGGAGTGACCAGACCCAGCTTTGGAACGCTCATTGATAATGCAGTGCAAACCGTCGATGAAACCGCTGACGAAGTCCTGAAAATCGTTCGAGACAGAACGCCATCTTTCATCGTGTGATATTCTCACACACCGCTGAAACGGCTTCGCCATCCACCAGGTGCTTCAGTACTATTTCGGCTTTTTTTTCTTCTGTGTAGTGCCTTTTATTATTCATTTTGGTCTCCATTGGCAGGAGTTCCAACCATTGGAACTTTTTTTAAAGAACGTTCCAATCATTGGAACTCCTGACAAAAAGGGTAATGGTCATGTAATACACCCCATTGCTCGTCGTGGCGCGACTGGGCGGTGATGAATATATACATGTGAAAAAAAAGCCGCAGGAGGAGGATCTACGGCTTTTTCGTTGTCGTTAGGGGAGGCATTTATCAGGAATAACTAAAAACGGGTGACTGCCATACATGCTCCAAAATCTGCTGGTATTTCATCACTATTTAAATCGAACTGCGCCACTTGCATAAGCAGTTTGGCCGCCTGACCTCTCAACTCTTCCGCTGCTGCTGCCGTTTCCTCGGTATTGGCTGTATTCTGCTGTGTGACCTGACTAATCTGAGACAGGCCCAGGTTGACCTGAGCAATACCGTTCGCCTGTTCATTAGAAGCCTGTGCAATATCACCGACTAGATCCGATGCCTCTGCAATGCTGTCCACGATTTTTTTGAAGGATGCTGAGGTTGTTTCAGCCATTTGCAGTCCATGACGAACCTTACCTGTTGAGGCATCAATCAGTTCTGCGGTCTCATGCGACGCCCTGGCACTGCGACCTGCAAGACTTCGTACTTCATCGGCCACCACAGCAAAGCCTTTACCGTAGGATCCGGCGCGGGCGGCTTCTACGGCGGCGTTCAACGCCAGTAGATTGGTCTGAAAGGCGATGTCGTCAATGACCTTAATGATTTTTGCAATCTGCTGGCTCGATGCGTTAATATCACTCATGGCCGCAACCATATCCTGCATTTGACCGTTTCCTGTTTCCGCCGCATCGCGAGCACGATTGGCAAGCATGTTCGCATGAGAAGCATTTTTAGCGTTTATTTTTGTCTGGGAGCCTATTTCCTCCAGAGAACTTGTAATTTCTTCTACAGCAGATGCTTGTTGGGTGGCTCCTTCCGAAAGCGACTGATTGGCATCCTTGATCTGATCGGCTCCTGAATTCACTTGATGCACGGTTGATGCCACCTGATTCAGTGCCTCGCTCAGGTTTTTCATCATAGCATTTACATTGTTTTTCAGGTCGGCCAGCTGGCCCTTGTACTGCCCTTTGACTTTTCCTGTTAAATCGTTATTTGCTGCTCCCTGCAGTACTCCGGCGGCTTCATTCAGCGGCATGACCACATCATTCAGCATGTTGTTCATACCTTCTATCACGCGCAAATATTCACCCTGATGCTTTGACTGATCCGCCCGAACATCCAGTCGACCCTCCATGGCCGCATGAGCCAGTGTCGCGGCATCCTCCACCAGACCGCCCACCGCATCAGCCGATCGTTCCAGAGCCTTAGCAATTTTATCAAACTGTTCAAACAGATCGTTTGTCTCTTCCGATGCAGGAGCAACGGTGGTATTCAATGCCAAATCACCCTGCGCCAGCTGTTCCAGATTTGTTATGACTTTCTCCACTTCGCCGCTTTGATATACCGCGCGGCGTTCTGCTTTTTCTATTGCCTGCTGCGCTTCAATAACACGTTTCTGTGCATCGCGGTTCAACGTTTTTATTTCTGTAATATCTTGCGCAACTTCAAGTGCTCCAACGACTCCTCCCTTGCCGTCATGCATCGGAATAGCGGTATATAATATGTCAATAGTTCTATCATCCAGCTGCACGGTCAATTCCTTGGTCGTCGCATCCTCCGAGGCCACCGTATTATCGCTATCGTCATCTGCCGTTTCGAATAGCGCATGACAAAGTTTGCCGGACATCTGGCCTTCCTGTACGTCAAGCAATGCACTGCAAGCCTTGTTGGCAAACTGAATTTCGAATTCCTTGTTGATAAACATAACTGAGCTTGGCATGGCATCAATGACTGTCACTAATTGTTTCAACGCATTATTAATGGCGTGTCCCAGATCGGCGTAAGCCCCTTTTTGCGCTGATACATCGGCCTGACTGCGCAAATACCCCTGAACAGCCTTCGATGCTACAGATTCGATA
Protein-coding regions in this window:
- a CDS encoding HAMP domain-containing protein, which encodes MTHQSLQVNAKSFAVLNQLISSLVDINNQAADKTVVAALANVSKTTSIVLISVVLGVFIAMVFGYVIAGNLARRIQFVQDGMCRLAAGDIEMDIPAGSNDEVGQIQEALAQMVNVLRDMIHDIESVASKAVQGYLRSQADVSAQKGAYADLGHAINNALKQLVTVIDAMPSSVMFINKEFEIQFANKACSALLDVQEGQMSGKLCHALFETADDDSDNTVASEDATTKELTVQLDDRTIDILYTAIPMHDGKGGVVGALEVAQDITEIKTLNRDAQKRVIEAQQAIEKAERRAVYQSGEVEKVITNLEQLAQGDLALNTTVAPASEETNDLFEQFDKIAKALERSADAVGGLVEDAATLAHAAMEGRLDVRADQSKHQGEYLRVIEGMNNMLNDVVMPLNEAAGVLQGAANNDLTGKVKGQYKGQLADLKNNVNAMMKNLSEALNQVASTVHQVNSGADQIKDANQSLSEGATQQASAVEEITSSLEEIGSQTKINAKNASHANMLANRARDAAETGNGQMQDMVAAMSDINASSQQIAKIIKVIDDIAFQTNLLALNAAVEAARAGSYGKGFAVVADEVRSLAGRSARASHETAELIDASTGKVRHGLQMAETTSASFKKIVDSIAEASDLVGDIAQASNEQANGIAQVNLGLSQISQVTQQNTANTEETAAAAEELRGQAAKLLMQVAQFDLNSDEIPADFGACMAVTRF